One Armatimonadota bacterium genomic window, GATACCACTTGTATTTCTGGGGCACATCTTGGCAGGGGCCAAGGCCGACTATGTGACGTTTGACAATTTGAACGCCGGCGAGCTGGCGACTCAGCGATTGATCGATTCAGGGTGCAAGAGGATTGCGGTGACGGGCATGATGGATATGTGCGGCCTGAACCACGACCGTTTTTCCGGCTATCTGAAGGCGATGTTTGCCAACCATTTCCAGCCGACGGCAAGGGATTTTTGTTTCAACTACACGAGTGCGATGCCCAAGCCGGACAACACTCATTTGACTTCACGTCTGGTGGCAAATGACCGACCTGATGGGATCGTCGTTTTGCAAGACGAATTCGTTCCCTCGACCATTGAGACGGCATTGAACGTTGGGTTAAGGGTTCCGGAGGATGTGAAGATTTGCACAATTGGCGACGACGTCGATGTTTCGGTCGACGGAGTGGGGATGAGCGCGGTGGCGCTCGATTGGGATGAGGTGGGTCAACGAGCGATCGAACTGTTGATGGATCGGATTGCCAATCCCACCCGGGATGTGAAGACGGCAGTGTCTTCGCATCGTTTGATCGTCCGGGGTTTGTGTGGGGCACACCGTTCGGAATGGACAGAGAATCCGGACGCCCTTTCTGGTTTTCACGGCAATGTGCCGTTTCCTCGGTCTGAGTACCGATTTTCGTCATCTTGGCCGACGGCTTTGCAAGTTGTGGCCCCCGAACTCAAAGAAGAGGCACCCTCATCATGAAAAAGGCATTTACCTTAATTGAATTGCTCGTGGTTATTGCGATTATCGCGATCCTGGCGGCGATCTTGTTCCCTGTTTTTGCACAGGCCAAACAAG contains:
- a CDS encoding GntR family transcriptional regulator, with the protein product MPSGEHKPSARRNAFKEIASDLQSRIRSGEIGLGRMLPTERELQNRYGVSRSTVRRALSKVIHDGWAKNLPNRGVVAASGFTEAATKNIAFIEGQSYVQRVLSVRMSEALRAQGYHLIHLDATGPVALEDAIEYCVENQFAGAVVWPMRGFADDETMVRLSNAIPLVFLGHILAGAKADYVTFDNLNAGELATQRLIDSGCKRIAVTGMMDMCGLNHDRFSGYLKAMFANHFQPTARDFCFNYTSAMPKPDNTHLTSRLVANDRPDGIVVLQDEFVPSTIETALNVGLRVPEDVKICTIGDDVDVSVDGVGMSAVALDWDEVGQRAIELLMDRIANPTRDVKTAVSSHRLIVRGLCGAHRSEWTENPDALSGFHGNVPFPRSEYRFSSSWPTALQVVAPELKEEAPSS